A window of the Thermoplasmata archaeon genome harbors these coding sequences:
- a CDS encoding DUF296 domain-containing protein, which translates to MHYGNEGNYYVLKVDDEENLFEVLEKFVKAERISSAVILAGIGMLRDFELGYFDGKEYHKKKYATPHELVSMKGTIADGILHIHASLANEKHELIGGHLFSATTCILNEIFIQRLEKVKLGRVKNQKTGLMELVIHQ; encoded by the coding sequence ATGCACTATGGAAACGAAGGTAACTACTATGTCCTCAAGGTTGACGATGAAGAAAACCTGTTTGAAGTCCTTGAGAAGTTTGTGAAAGCTGAGCGAATCTCATCAGCAGTGATTCTTGCAGGTATAGGAATGCTGAGGGACTTTGAGCTTGGTTATTTTGATGGCAAAGAGTACCACAAAAAGAAGTACGCAACACCACATGAACTTGTCTCAATGAAGGGCACGATTGCGGATGGGATTTTACATATCCATGCATCGCTGGCAAACGAAAAGCATGAACTGATTGGCGGGCATTTGTTCTCAGCCACAACATGCATTCTCAACGAAATTTTTATACAGAGGTTGGAGAAAGTCAAACTGGGAAGAGTTAAGAACCAAAAAACAGGGCTCATGGAGCTTGTCATTCACCAGTGA